From Streptomyces asiaticus, one genomic window encodes:
- a CDS encoding 3-keto-5-aminohexanoate cleavage protein: MPMNDSVIITCALTGAGDTVGRSPHVPVTPEQIARSAVEAAEAGAAVVHIHVRDPETGAPARDPRLYREVVERVKETGTDVVINLTAGMGGDLVLDPENPLTHLPGTDLVSGLDRLPHVEDLLPDICTLDCGSLNFGDGSNLYVSTPDMLRTGAKRIQELGVRPELEIFDTGQLWFAKQLLAEGLLDDPTVFQLCMGIPWGAPADPGVLASMVNMLPEGAQWASFALGRMQMPWVAQSILLGGNVRVGLEDNLYLSRGVKATNGQLVERAVQITELLGAKVATPDEARQRLGLKPRA; encoded by the coding sequence ATGCCCATGAACGACAGCGTCATCATCACGTGTGCCTTGACCGGCGCCGGTGACACCGTGGGCCGCAGCCCCCACGTCCCCGTCACCCCCGAGCAGATAGCCCGCTCCGCCGTCGAGGCCGCGGAGGCCGGGGCGGCCGTGGTCCACATCCACGTACGCGACCCCGAGACCGGCGCCCCCGCCCGCGATCCGCGGCTCTACCGCGAGGTCGTGGAGCGGGTCAAGGAGACCGGCACCGACGTCGTCATCAACCTCACCGCGGGCATGGGCGGCGACCTGGTCCTCGACCCGGAGAACCCGCTCACCCACCTCCCCGGCACCGACCTGGTCAGCGGCCTGGACCGGCTCCCCCACGTCGAGGACCTGCTCCCCGACATCTGCACCCTGGACTGCGGCTCGCTCAACTTCGGCGACGGCAGCAACCTCTACGTCTCCACCCCCGACATGCTGCGCACCGGCGCCAAGCGCATCCAGGAGCTGGGCGTACGCCCGGAGCTGGAGATCTTCGACACCGGGCAGCTGTGGTTCGCCAAGCAGCTGCTGGCCGAGGGGCTGCTGGACGACCCGACCGTCTTCCAGCTCTGCATGGGCATCCCGTGGGGCGCCCCGGCCGATCCGGGCGTGCTCGCGTCGATGGTCAACATGCTGCCCGAGGGCGCCCAGTGGGCCAGCTTCGCGCTGGGCCGGATGCAGATGCCGTGGGTGGCGCAGTCCATCCTGCTCGGCGGGAACGTACGGGTCGGTCTCGAGGACAACCTCTACCTCAGCCGGGGCGTCAAGGCCACCAACGGCCAGCTCGTCGAGCGCGCGGTCCAGATCACGGAGCTGCTGGGCGCGAAGGTCGCCACGCCGGACGAGGCGCGGCAGCGGCTGGGCCTCAAGCCCCGCGCGTAA
- a CDS encoding TetR/AcrR family transcriptional regulator: MRQQFDVAERVRQVIGEAGCTQREFARRVVMDPSKLSRSLSGSRRFTVAELARIADAGNVDAGWLLGTTTDGATDGATGGGAGRADGGAAGAPRPPAPTAPPDSGRPLQIVRETVRLIAERGFHAVRVADIAAACDTSTATIHYHFPGRAELLEAAVRWCMDEDTARRAARIAEADDAREELRQLIALQAPYTERQRQQWLVWMDLWAEAARSTAIGRLHADFYQQWRRTVAEVIRRGIEQGVFRAVDPQFSALRLTALIDGLAIQVLATGPGAGGTTAEAMDIACNAYVDTELTARRSGADAAAARRSGADAAGPTADQSGP; this comes from the coding sequence ATGCGGCAACAGTTCGACGTGGCGGAACGCGTACGTCAGGTGATCGGCGAAGCCGGTTGTACCCAGCGCGAATTCGCGCGGCGGGTCGTGATGGACCCGTCCAAGCTCTCGCGTTCGCTCAGCGGGAGCCGGCGCTTCACCGTGGCCGAGCTGGCGCGGATCGCCGACGCCGGGAACGTGGACGCCGGATGGCTGCTCGGCACCACGACGGACGGCGCGACGGACGGCGCGACGGGCGGCGGAGCCGGCAGAGCGGACGGCGGGGCGGCCGGGGCGCCGCGCCCGCCCGCCCCCACCGCGCCCCCCGACAGCGGGCGGCCGCTACAGATCGTGCGGGAGACGGTCCGGCTCATCGCCGAGCGCGGCTTCCACGCCGTACGCGTCGCCGACATCGCCGCCGCCTGCGACACCAGCACCGCCACCATCCACTACCACTTCCCGGGCCGCGCCGAGCTGCTCGAGGCCGCCGTGCGCTGGTGCATGGACGAGGACACCGCGCGCCGCGCCGCCCGGATCGCCGAGGCCGACGACGCGCGCGAGGAGCTGCGGCAGCTCATCGCGCTCCAGGCGCCGTACACCGAGCGGCAGCGGCAGCAGTGGCTGGTGTGGATGGACCTGTGGGCCGAGGCCGCGCGGTCCACGGCCATCGGGCGGCTGCACGCCGACTTCTATCAGCAGTGGCGGCGGACCGTGGCCGAGGTGATCCGGCGCGGTATCGAGCAGGGGGTCTTCCGCGCCGTCGACCCGCAGTTCAGCGCGCTGCGCCTGACCGCGCTGATCGACGGACTCGCCATCCAGGTGCTGGCCACCGGACCCGGTGCGGGCGGTACGACCGCCGAGGCCATGGACATCGCCTGCAACGCGTACGTGGACACCGAACTGACCGCACGGCGCTCCGGCGCCGACGCGGCCGCCGCGCGGCGATCCGGCGCCGACGCGGCCGGACCGACCGCCGACCAGTCAGGACCGTAG
- a CDS encoding serine/threonine-protein kinase, whose translation MTSGGDDIRLIGGRYQLGNRLGRGGMGTVWRAYDQMLEREVAAKELNVASDDHEYQRRLRRAQREARTVARVHHPHVVGVHDLVEHDDRLWIVMELIDGPNLARRIADDGPLTPRHTAALGLQLLGALEAVHAAGALHRDVKPANVLLRRDGSAVLTDFGIAALEDDESLTTTGELLGSIGYMAPERLTAEEVGPPSDLWSLGATLSAVASGVPPFQRATGAAALHAVTFADPEIPERVGPLRPIVEALLNKSPGLRPSAATIGAALRRVADGAEDPGPLPPAGPPADVPETPTHVAATPADVADSPTLAGPPTAAAPHALGGHPTPTAPHTLAGSPTLAGSPTLAGSPALDREPTVMDQAAGSPPPRPRGRGRARTWWWTAGAALAVAALATGLFFAFGPPSDNDGDDAAQPPATATTKVTVDAARGWQSATSTPIQKGDKVSVRYTSGTWTVDAANLPLVGPAGHTAADDQSLRFAWQNCKVKSDVPFGTLLGRYPGNPGNPHAVHRAWHFQATRSGTLQLRVNDGEGCLDDNKGALTLTVRITH comes from the coding sequence GTGACATCGGGTGGGGACGACATACGGCTTATCGGCGGCCGCTACCAGCTGGGCAACCGGCTGGGACGAGGCGGCATGGGCACGGTCTGGCGCGCGTACGACCAGATGCTGGAGCGCGAGGTCGCTGCCAAGGAGCTGAACGTCGCGAGCGACGACCACGAGTACCAGCGACGGCTGCGCCGGGCGCAGAGAGAGGCGCGTACCGTCGCGCGGGTGCACCACCCGCATGTGGTGGGCGTCCATGACCTGGTCGAACACGACGACCGGCTGTGGATCGTGATGGAGCTGATCGACGGCCCCAACCTGGCCCGCCGGATCGCGGACGACGGCCCTCTCACCCCCCGCCACACCGCCGCCCTCGGGCTCCAGCTGCTCGGCGCGCTGGAGGCCGTGCACGCCGCCGGGGCGCTGCACCGCGACGTCAAGCCGGCCAACGTCCTGTTGCGCCGGGACGGCAGCGCGGTCCTCACCGACTTCGGCATCGCCGCCCTGGAAGACGACGAGTCGCTCACCACCACCGGTGAACTCCTCGGCTCCATCGGCTACATGGCGCCCGAGCGGCTGACCGCGGAGGAGGTCGGCCCGCCGTCGGACCTGTGGTCGCTGGGCGCGACCCTGTCCGCGGTCGCCTCCGGCGTACCGCCCTTCCAGCGCGCCACCGGGGCCGCCGCGCTGCACGCGGTCACCTTCGCGGATCCGGAGATCCCGGAACGGGTCGGCCCCCTGCGGCCCATCGTCGAGGCCCTGCTGAACAAGTCCCCGGGCCTGCGCCCGTCCGCGGCCACGATCGGGGCCGCGCTGCGGCGCGTGGCGGACGGGGCGGAAGACCCGGGCCCACTGCCCCCGGCGGGCCCTCCGGCCGACGTCCCGGAGACTCCCACGCACGTGGCGGCCACCCCCGCGGACGTGGCGGACAGCCCGACACTGGCCGGGCCCCCCACGGCGGCCGCACCCCACGCCCTCGGTGGACACCCGACACCAACCGCACCCCACACCCTCGCCGGATCACCGACCCTCGCCGGATCGCCCACCCTCGCCGGATCACCCGCCCTGGACCGGGAACCGACCGTCATGGACCAGGCGGCCGGATCGCCACCCCCTCGACCCCGCGGCCGGGGCCGGGCCCGGACCTGGTGGTGGACGGCGGGCGCGGCGCTCGCGGTGGCGGCCCTCGCCACCGGGCTCTTCTTCGCCTTCGGCCCCCCGTCCGACAACGACGGCGACGACGCCGCGCAGCCTCCCGCCACCGCCACGACCAAGGTGACCGTGGACGCGGCCCGCGGCTGGCAGTCCGCCACGAGCACCCCGATCCAGAAGGGCGACAAGGTGTCGGTCCGCTACACCAGCGGCACCTGGACCGTGGACGCCGCCAACCTCCCACTCGTCGGCCCGGCCGGCCACACCGCCGCCGACGACCAATCCCTCCGCTTCGCCTGGCAGAACTGCAAGGTGAAGTCCGACGTCCCCTTCGGCACCCTCCTGGGCCGCTACCCCGGAAACCCCGGCAACCCCCACGCCGTACACCGTGCCTGGCACTTCCAGGCCACCCGCTCGGGCACCCTGCAACTCCGCGTCAACGACGGCGAGGGCTGCCTCGACGACAACAAGGGAGCCCTCACCCTCACCGTGCGGATCACCCACTGA
- a CDS encoding alpha/beta fold hydrolase, producing the protein MPQTPPTPDLTHRLVPSPAGRIHLVEQGTGPLVLLVHGFPESWYSWRHQLPALAAAGYRVAAVDVRGYGRSSRPAAVDAYRMRELVADNVAVVEALGEESAVVIGHDWGSPIAAHSALLRPDVFRAVGLLSVPYAPRGGPRPSEVFAGMGGDEEFYVSYFQEPGRAEAEIEPDVRGWLAGIYAALSGDTMPGPDLPDPHFITRGRTMRERFPAGRLPAWLSERDLDVYAGEFERTGLTGGLNRYRTMDRDWEDLAEYDGAPITQPSLFVGGALDASTAWMGDAIKAYPNTLPGLVGSHILEDCGHWIQQERPAEINRLLVDWLNSLPA; encoded by the coding sequence ATGCCGCAGACGCCGCCCACACCCGACCTCACCCACCGTCTGGTGCCCTCGCCCGCCGGGCGGATCCACCTCGTGGAGCAGGGCACCGGCCCGCTGGTGCTGCTCGTCCACGGCTTTCCGGAGTCCTGGTACTCATGGCGCCACCAGCTGCCCGCGCTGGCCGCGGCCGGGTACCGGGTGGCCGCCGTCGACGTCCGTGGGTACGGCCGCTCCTCCCGGCCCGCGGCGGTGGACGCGTACCGGATGCGGGAGCTGGTGGCGGACAACGTCGCCGTGGTGGAGGCGCTCGGCGAGGAGTCCGCCGTGGTGATCGGGCACGACTGGGGCTCGCCCATCGCCGCCCATTCCGCCCTGCTGCGCCCGGATGTGTTCCGGGCGGTCGGGCTGCTGAGCGTGCCGTACGCCCCGCGCGGCGGCCCCAGGCCCTCCGAGGTCTTCGCCGGGATGGGCGGGGACGAGGAGTTCTACGTCTCCTACTTCCAGGAGCCGGGCCGGGCCGAGGCGGAGATCGAGCCGGATGTGCGCGGCTGGCTCGCGGGGATCTACGCCGCGCTGTCCGGCGACACCATGCCCGGACCCGATCTGCCCGACCCGCACTTCATCACGCGCGGCCGGACGATGCGCGAGCGGTTCCCCGCCGGGCGGCTGCCCGCCTGGCTGAGCGAGCGGGACCTCGATGTCTACGCGGGTGAGTTCGAGCGGACCGGGCTGACCGGCGGGCTGAACCGCTACCGCACCATGGACCGGGACTGGGAGGACCTGGCCGAGTACGACGGCGCGCCCATCACCCAGCCGTCGCTCTTCGTCGGCGGCGCCCTGGACGCCTCGACCGCCTGGATGGGCGACGCGATCAAGGCGTACCCGAACACACTGCCCGGGCTCGTCGGCTCGCACATCCTCGAGGACTGCGGCCACTGGATCCAGCAGGAGCGCCCGGCGGAGATCAACCGACTGCTGGTCGACTGGCTGAACTCGCTTCCCGCGTGA